The Amycolatopsis sp. DG1A-15b genome window below encodes:
- a CDS encoding AAA family ATPase, translated as MTELPQRLVDELAEIGLADADHDEPGEGLRQLEVLLATNADSLPIDKVVAVRVTGDGELVEQFRKTGQLTDTVLGVALVDLRADDRVAAVSEEFWELLVAPPPERVSVGLVFGWKATGWEVVWLGYNAEGEVTASVLSEFLGIEAEEVSPIVEPKYRLELDERVRRMLKVSVRSRPAVMLVGPPGTGKTHLLAELVAAISKDPSAHGLTRLRKPMLVTPDESWTVRELVGGDTVDDLGRLRFSPGHVLEAIHRDRWLILDEANRADLDRIFAGLFTWLSGQTVEVGRASLEPGASKIMLGWADTPHSQVIGASRLRRGGAAGGPITYLAGTDWRLLGTYNAVDAQRVFRFGQALGRRFDHIPVPVPEVDAFNRALQVRLDDVGPVLAEPERSTLASILSEIYRSHTEVGHESMGPAALLSIPQYVAAGRRDDGDVPLAQLVAEAYLSSMGTWLAVLGDDLDRLGERLSREDVLGEEWGWVNSRLRELR; from the coding sequence ATGACGGAACTGCCGCAGCGGCTGGTGGACGAGCTTGCGGAAATCGGCCTGGCTGATGCTGACCACGACGAGCCCGGCGAGGGACTACGCCAGCTCGAAGTGCTTCTCGCGACGAATGCGGACTCGTTGCCGATCGACAAGGTCGTCGCTGTCCGTGTGACCGGGGACGGGGAGCTCGTCGAGCAGTTTCGGAAGACCGGGCAGCTGACGGACACCGTGCTGGGGGTCGCATTGGTGGACCTGCGCGCCGACGACAGGGTTGCGGCGGTGTCCGAGGAGTTCTGGGAGCTGTTGGTCGCGCCGCCCCCTGAGCGTGTTTCCGTCGGTCTGGTCTTCGGGTGGAAGGCGACGGGGTGGGAGGTTGTCTGGCTGGGCTACAACGCAGAGGGTGAGGTCACGGCATCGGTGCTGAGCGAGTTCCTCGGTATCGAGGCTGAAGAGGTCTCACCGATCGTCGAACCCAAATACCGGCTCGAGCTCGACGAACGCGTTCGGCGGATGCTCAAGGTTTCCGTTCGGTCGCGACCCGCGGTGATGCTCGTGGGCCCACCGGGTACGGGGAAGACACACTTGCTCGCGGAATTGGTCGCTGCCATCAGCAAGGACCCTTCAGCCCACGGGCTGACTCGGCTTCGCAAGCCGATGCTGGTCACTCCCGATGAGTCTTGGACCGTCCGGGAACTGGTCGGTGGCGACACCGTGGATGACCTCGGGCGGCTTCGCTTCAGCCCCGGGCACGTGTTGGAGGCCATCCACCGAGATCGATGGCTGATCTTGGACGAGGCGAACCGCGCGGATCTCGATCGCATCTTTGCGGGGTTGTTCACCTGGTTGTCCGGCCAAACGGTCGAGGTGGGCCGCGCGAGCCTCGAGCCGGGAGCCAGCAAGATCATGTTGGGCTGGGCCGACACGCCGCACAGCCAGGTCATCGGAGCGAGCCGCTTGCGGCGCGGCGGTGCGGCCGGTGGCCCGATCACCTACCTGGCTGGCACCGACTGGCGACTTCTGGGGACGTACAACGCCGTGGACGCACAGCGGGTCTTCCGCTTCGGGCAAGCCTTGGGACGGCGGTTCGATCACATTCCTGTGCCGGTACCGGAAGTCGACGCCTTCAACCGGGCGCTGCAAGTACGCCTGGACGACGTTGGGCCGGTTCTGGCCGAACCGGAAAGGTCGACCCTGGCGTCGATTCTGTCCGAAATTTACCGCTCTCACACCGAGGTGGGGCACGAGTCGATGGGGCCAGCCGCGCTGCTGTCCATCCCCCAGTACGTTGCGGCGGGGAGGCGTGATGACGGGGACGTGCCGTTGGCGCAACTCGTCGCCGAAGCCTACTTGAGCAGTATGGGTACTTGGCTGGCTGTGCTCGGTGATGACCTGGATCGGCTTGGAGAACGCCTGAGTCGAGAAGACGTCCTCGGCGAGGAGTGGGGATGGGTCAACAGTCGACTTCGTGAGTTGCGGTGA